acgttcatttcctGCGAACattttgagcgcgttcttaaaaaccgctgatttgccgttgtgttcacatgctcaacagaaatgactgtgattggccgtgaaagtCATCAGTTTACTGAAATCAAGGCTGTtgactgagtgtaaccacagatacagggacactggagccttTTAAAACcacgaagatcagtcgattcatcatcggatcgctcgtatgtcagctcagACAGACCAGCCGATCTTCACAGCTTTacaacgctccagtgtccctgtatctgtggttacacttagtaaacagcggtgagttcgatgaactgatgaccttcacggccaatcacagtcatttctgttgagcatggaaatggacgtttttaaaatttcagtaccaattggtatcaaactccagtatcgtgacaacactaaaaACAGCATATATGTGTAAAGAAAAATCTCTCCTACCGACTCTGTTGTCTTTTCAAAGCAGCAATTCTGTTATTTACATAAAACTTAACAGCAGACCAATCTCTGTTTCTTAGTGCATGAGGTTCGGCCAACAGACACGAGACACAGTCTGCTTTCCCAGGAACTCTACAGCTGTGTATgaaatgcagcatatgtttttcaactGCATTGACCTCCTCTTCTGACCACTTCCTTTTCACAATGACTTTTGgacctaaaaaaattaaaatacaaagcaAATCAATCAAAGCCAGTAAATGTCATTACTTACTACTGctatacaatccatacatattattcaatatataagtcctgaactacacacacacacacacacactgatgtcaaaatcacacctacatattgggaccatggtgaataataggcctgaactacacacacacactgatgtctaaatcacacctacatattgggaccataGTGAATAATAGgtctgaactacacacacacacacacacacactgatgtctaaatcacacctacatattaggaccatggtgaataataggcctgaactacacacacacactgatgtctaaatcacacctacatattgggaccatggtgaattataagtcctgaactacacacacactgatgtctagatcacacctacatattgggaccatggtgaattataagtcctgaactacacacacacacactgatgtctaaatcacacctacatattgggaccatggtgaattataagtcctgaactacacacacacactgatgtataaatcacacctacatattgggaccatggtgaataataagtcctgaactacacacacacacacactgatgtctaaatcacacctacatattgggaccatggtgaattataagtcctgaactacacacacacactgatgtataaatcacacctacatattgggaccatggtgaataataagtcctgaactacacacacacacacacactgatgtataaatcacacctacatattgggaccatggtgaataataagtcctgaactacacacacatacacactgatgtctagatcacacctacatattgggaccataGTGAATAATAggcctgaactacacacacacacactgatgtcttaATCCCACCTACATATTGGGACTATGGTAAATATTAAGTCTAATCTCATAATCTCAAACAGTTACCTGGTTTGAGATGGGCAACATCCAAGTCTACAATGGAGGGGGATTTAGGTCTACCCACATGTGCTTTCTGGGAGCCTATGATGaagcatttcaataataaatgattaaagaatttattaatattgtactTTAGTATCTTTACAATAAACATGTTATTCTTCTGACTTGACAAGTGATATGTTTTCTCATACCCATTTTTGCCTTTTTCTTTGAAGACACCTCGAGTCCCTCATCTTGAGGTCCCTCGTCTTGCAGGTTGCCTGCTGATAGTAGAGCATGCAAGCAACAATCTGAAGTATAGTAAACTGACTTATGTACATGACGAAATGTACAGTTCTAGCTAGTGTAATTATCCAGAGTAAGCGAGTAAAGGCAGAGCTGGAGGAAGAAAAATGTAGAAGTAGAATATACCATATACCATTCATATGATCCTCATTCTCTTGACTTCTGCAACTTGAAGTTTGCAGTTCTGCCTCATCACTGGAACTGTTGCTGGAGACATCCATTTcatctgtttaaaacaaaaacacatgaatTGCATCTGATTAAGACAAATCAGCTGCCTATGTTTgaaattttaggaaatactgaCAATAATCCTAATATTTCACAGAATATACACCATTGTGAAATAAAATTGATCATGGATTACAGATTGTGTTAAAATACATATTACACAGTTATATTTACCTTGAGGATCTATTGTTATGCCATCTAATCCTTTGCCCTGGAGTTCGGGCAGTCTCCCTTTTTCCATAGCAATTAAGACCTTGCTAATCTTTGCAAGCTGTAAAGTGCTTTCAGGGAGGCGGTAGAACTCCCGATGAACTCTAATATCATGGCCAAGGAAGTTGGCTAATTGATCCATCTCATTGTCTTTAAGGTTTAATACTGTGGACAACGTGGCAACTTGCTTACGTAGCTTTGTTGAGCAAAGGGCTTCTGGATGCTTTGCTCCACTTTCTTTGGCATACAGGCGAATGCAGTCTGCACCCCGATAGTGAGACAGAGCACCTGGACGAGCAAATAAATGCTTGTTTTCAACAGGAACTTGACACCTTTCTCTCATTCTTATAAGGAAATCCACAGCCACAACCATATCAGGGGTCAGCAACACTGGTACTTTTCTCCCTCTCTTACCACGTATTTCCACTCTTTGAAAATAACTACAAAGCTTTTTCTCAAAGTCACTGAGCCCAGCTGCGATATCTTTGTGCATTGGTGTTTGATCTCTAGACGTGTAAGACTGGATTTCCATCTTGGACACTTCACCCTCTCTTCTTCTGTTAAAAATGACGATCTGTGTCAGCATTACTTTGCAAAGATTGGCAAAGTTTTTGCTAGTAGGTTTGTCTTGTAGGGCGTTCACAAACTCTTGCTGTTTTGAGTATAGAAATGTGTGCAGTGTTCTGACATCCTCTGTAAATGGCAGGACTTGTGGCTTATTCCATTTAGCTTCACCCAGAGTAGTCAGTGCAGCTGCAGACACTACATCATTCCACTTGCTTTCATACAAACGTCTGAAATTTCGTGCACACTCTGCAACGGCTTCGCGTCCTGACATCAGTGCATTGCATTCCACCGAGTTGGCAATCTTCACCAAGCTGTGTCCAAGCTTCAGTGCCAGTGATGGTATCTTGTAGGTGTTTGTCTCCTCACTGAATCCAGCGACTGCTCTTACTGCTTTTATAACATGAGAAAAATTGCAGGGTTGGATGAAGTCCTCTATATTATGAATGGGTGTCAGTGATCTGGCAGTGATGAGAAGCCTTGCTACTTCCCtcattttttgtttaacataGTTATTTCTTCCTGAATGTGACTTCAGCCTGTTGTACATCTGCTCCCCTAAAAGAAGAatgtatctatttttttttacaacatctGAAACTTCATCATTCACCATCTCACAAGCAATGGTCCATACGCTTTTGCTAACATCCGCTGGTGGGAGGAAGGCTCAAGCTGATGAGTGACTGAACTCTCCTCTGTCCAACTGTGTGTTTTTCATTTGTGGGGTTCTGGGGGCATGTTCGCATGTGTCTCCATAGGGTCTTTCTGTTGTACAGACCTTGACAGTGGATACAGTGACTGAAGTCAGAGGTAGATTTTTCTTCTTTGGGCCGCCGGCAAGCAACCATTTCCCCAATTCCAGCTTTTGAAACTGCAGCATTATGGGCAAAATTCCCTCTGCTTTTCAAAAGGTGTAATCTCGCTCTTCTTTCCTTTGACTTTTTGTCAAAGCTGAATGCCTTAGCTACCTCCAGTTCATTGTGATGAACAAACTCCAAGTGTCGTGCGATTTTAGAGAATGGCTTCTGACAATAAACACAATATTGTTTCTTCTTGTATCTGTTTATTTGCAGGTCAGTAGGCATCGGG
This Danio aesculapii chromosome 5, fDanAes4.1, whole genome shotgun sequence DNA region includes the following protein-coding sequences:
- the LOC130228606 gene encoding uncharacterized protein LOC130228606; amino-acid sequence: MVNDEVSDVVKKNRYILLLGEQMYNRLKSHSGRNNYVKQKMREVARLLITARSLTPIHNIEDFIQPCNFSHVIKAVRAVAGFSEETNTYKIPSLALKLGHSLVKIANSVECNALMSGREAVAECARNFRRLYESKWNDVVSAAALTTLGEAKWNKPQVLPFTEDVRTLHTFLYSKQQEFVNALQDKPTSKNFANLCKVMLTQIVIFNRRREGEVSKMEIQSYTSRDQTPMHKDIAAGLSDFEKKLCSYFQRVEIRGKRGRKVPVLLTPDMVVAVDFLIRMRERCQVPVENKHLFARPGALSHYRGADCIRLYAKESGAKHPEALCSTKLRKQVATLSTVLNLKDNEMDQLANFLGHDIRVHREFYRLPESTLQLAKISKVLIAMEKGRLPELQGKGLDGITIDPQDEMDVSSNSSSDEAELQTSSCRSQENEDHMNAGNLQDEGPQDEGLEVSSKKKAKMGSQKAHVGRPKSPSIVDLDVAHLKPGNCLRL